In Hallerella succinigenes, the following are encoded in one genomic region:
- a CDS encoding MATE family efflux transporter has product MTDLRSSKLQAFGSASIPKLVLMFSVPAIISMCVNAFYNIVDRYFVGQGVGALGIAGITLCFPIMLFIMAMSMIIGVGGNTLFAIRLGEKKYQQASIILNNSFVLLIIMAVSAFALGEIFMDPLLRVFGASDQTLPVASSYMWIILLGAVFQTIAPGMNHFIRSMGHPKTAMLRDIVGALTNVFLDWLFIIQFHWGIEGAAWATISSQLVSSLLIMHFFIKKSTPIKINRRHLHLHFPYVRKIFILGFPPAIMQICNSLMNAILAWSLSTYGNKSLQPTVSMTGGDIAISAFGIINSVVSIAVLPLMGFVQGTQPILGYNYGAKLFDRVRGTLKFAYIYSVAFMIIAWAAIQWKAEVFVAPFAPGDLNMQTVTAWGMRVFTKALPFVPLGMVAGNFFQGTGKAGLSMFQNACRQVIMLIPFLIVMPLFFDLQGVFMAQPMADVGAAITGLLLLRWHLKKME; this is encoded by the coding sequence ATGACAGATCTTCGTTCTTCCAAGCTGCAAGCTTTTGGTTCAGCAAGCATCCCCAAGCTTGTCCTGATGTTCTCCGTTCCCGCGATTATCAGCATGTGCGTGAACGCCTTTTACAATATCGTTGACCGTTACTTTGTCGGTCAGGGAGTCGGGGCGCTCGGCATTGCGGGAATTACACTCTGCTTCCCCATCATGCTCTTTATTATGGCGATGTCCATGATCATTGGGGTGGGCGGCAATACGCTCTTTGCGATTCGCCTCGGCGAAAAAAAGTACCAGCAGGCAAGCATCATTCTGAACAACTCGTTCGTGCTGCTGATTATTATGGCGGTCAGCGCCTTTGCCCTCGGCGAAATCTTTATGGATCCGCTGCTCCGCGTTTTCGGGGCGAGCGACCAAACGCTACCCGTCGCCTCTTCGTACATGTGGATTATTCTTCTCGGAGCCGTATTCCAAACGATCGCGCCGGGCATGAACCACTTTATCCGTTCCATGGGGCATCCCAAAACGGCCATGCTCCGCGATATCGTGGGCGCACTTACGAACGTATTTTTGGACTGGCTTTTTATTATCCAGTTCCACTGGGGAATCGAAGGCGCTGCCTGGGCGACGATTTCGTCCCAGCTCGTGAGCAGCTTGCTCATTATGCATTTCTTCATCAAAAAATCGACGCCGATCAAAATCAACCGTAGGCATTTGCATTTGCACTTTCCCTACGTGCGAAAGATCTTTATTCTCGGATTCCCGCCCGCGATCATGCAGATCTGCAACAGCCTCATGAACGCGATACTCGCCTGGAGCCTTTCGACCTACGGCAACAAGAGCCTGCAACCGACCGTTTCGATGACAGGCGGCGACATTGCGATTTCTGCATTCGGGATCATCAACAGTGTAGTTTCGATCGCTGTTTTACCGCTGATGGGGTTTGTGCAGGGAACGCAACCGATTCTCGGCTACAATTACGGAGCAAAGCTTTTTGACCGCGTGCGTGGAACGCTCAAGTTCGCCTATATCTACAGCGTCGCCTTTATGATTATTGCCTGGGCGGCAATCCAGTGGAAGGCCGAAGTTTTTGTGGCGCCTTTTGCACCTGGCGATCTGAACATGCAGACCGTGACCGCGTGGGGCATGCGCGTGTTTACCAAGGCGCTCCCCTTTGTGCCTCTTGGCATGGTTGCGGGAAACTTCTTCCAGGGTACGGGAAAAGCGGGGCTTTCCATGTTCCAGAACGCGTGCCGTCAGGTAATCATGCTGATTCCGTTTTTGATCGTGATGCCGCTTTTTTTTGATTTGCAAGGCGTGTTCATGGCACAGCCGATGGCCGATGTCGGCGCTGCGATTACGGGCCTTTTACTGCTTCGTTGGCACCTGAAAAAGATGGAATAA
- a CDS encoding DUF2971 domain-containing protein, translating into MSKNENESVSSRELAEKYNSDYVKILGDFKLDCFKRSTSLTVYRYMRYKWAKNLIESKKISFADPATWEDPFEKRFVCGDYEQSGFKKKQIAAFCVTTEHGENESAFWRQFDMENRHDLVQLTFDFDVLIKSLSDFAKKNNAKVYVSPCKYDYTSEEIKNNSKIQKVYKTIDEESFIELACLKRRAFKYENELRIFMYGEKLPIEGGRLNIPLKGKLLKTLKVCPNPSVEAFVSNDFVREMLQERLGIRVEKSHLYDEVSKFKFSRGK; encoded by the coding sequence ATGTCGAAAAACGAAAACGAATCCGTTAGCTCAAGGGAATTGGCTGAAAAGTATAATTCCGATTATGTAAAGATTCTGGGCGATTTTAAACTTGATTGTTTTAAACGTTCAACATCCTTAACCGTGTATCGTTATATGCGCTACAAGTGGGCCAAAAATCTGATTGAATCCAAGAAAATTTCTTTTGCGGATCCAGCCACCTGGGAGGACCCCTTTGAAAAAAGATTTGTTTGCGGGGATTACGAACAGTCTGGATTCAAGAAAAAACAGATAGCCGCATTTTGCGTGACAACAGAACATGGAGAAAACGAATCCGCTTTTTGGCGCCAGTTTGACATGGAAAACCGCCACGACCTTGTTCAGTTGACTTTTGACTTCGACGTGTTGATTAAGTCGTTGAGCGATTTCGCCAAAAAAAACAATGCGAAGGTCTATGTAAGCCCTTGTAAATACGATTACACGAGTGAAGAAATAAAAAACAATAGTAAAATTCAGAAGGTTTACAAAACAATTGATGAAGAAAGTTTCATTGAACTTGCATGCCTCAAAAGGCGTGCCTTCAAATACGAAAACGAACTCCGCATCTTTATGTATGGCGAAAAATTGCCCATTGAAGGCGGTCGTCTGAATATTCCTTTAAAAGGCAAATTGCTGAAAACCCTGAAGGTTTGCCCAAATCCCAGTGTGGAAGCCTTTGTTTCAAATGATTTTGTGAGGGAGATGCTTCAGGAAAGGCTTGGTATAAGAGTTGAAAAGTCCCATCTTTACGATGAGGTGTCGAAATTCAAGTTTTCAAGGGGTAAATAA
- a CDS encoding DEAD/DEAH box helicase, translating to MAQNVFSYRDAVIDEYSRFSRSFTKISADDIKRVVDAEYAGGRYWPDPLIQINPNYQTSATIDQLCDEGVLSPKCRDIFKVGKDNEGMGGRPMSLYQHQTHAISLAKEHKSFVVTTGTGSGKSLSFFIPIVDAILRAKELDKTPRTRAIIIYPMNALANSQMEEINKFLGNTGAFTVDRYTGQDLDAERKRIASNPPDILLTNYMMMELILTRGSEVDKAVMEHCDGLQFLVLDELHTYRGRQGADVALLVRRLRRETKADNLISIGTSATMDNTGTEDDQNRAVASVASKLFGAEIPPSNVITETLAQATDEHLNLDKVRPLLSARVAKGVAPFTSLDEFRNDPLSVWVELTLGIDKPAVGKAKRAKPITLRMAAEKLAKDADVSLDSALGALQDYLMAAHALTSPNGRKPFAFKLHQFISGPGSVLCTLESEGKRRVTLDAQVYAPGCDGVRLFNAHFCRECGEEFFPVRFNDERKVFEPRDIGEVPMDDNSGFNGFLVPKKSSFKYQTTDDLPESWWELDKDGYPRVRKNYAPFQPVPMYVQANGTRDIEKKSNNTEFWYIPGKVRFCPCCGHEYRQFSSDRNKLIGLSGEGRSSATTVLTLAVLNQLFRDNPYGKDIGDNDVRKMLGFTDNRQDAALQAGHFNDFVYTVTLRAALLGAMEQHGGVLPYEQLSGAVFATLGFDSRNKDVLKEYMVNPKIDQPNALENVKNEAKFILGYRLMKDLASGWYNNNPPLEMLGMLHIEYKGLRELCGDDNRFANCDELACLTPAKRLEFYHILFQIMKAQLCVDSFYLNRSEQQKVLESSYLDLLEKWGFAYNEKPDGFNYVDDSGRKQTRGVGRRDYTTVSLAQNSQISRAIKNSSIWSGTPAEAKIKAKGSADLIRGVVVTAFEIANSADIVHRTPDGWQLHANAMEWHSGRNPDVSNTGIRDNEYFGAVYRNVKDALVQSAIDNQSCYVFDYSAHEHTAQVDAQDRKKLEHQFRFTKKDIEEWKEENPGIELKRLPVLYCSPTMELGVDISSLNTVYMRNVPPTASNYAQRSGRAGRSGQPALVITYSSSMSPHDQWFFEKRTDMVSGIVNAPTLDITNKDLITSHIHAVWLQELDYGLGQSIYDNVMDPESGLRLEIRKDLLERINDDGVKQAAKKEAKNVLADVRKALSEDEQKQPWIQDDYVDRVIDDVAKDFNAAFDSWRTLLRSIKKQMADSDKIVQSLSITAIERERAKRRYFDASQQLNVLIGKSANKNNDFYPYRYLASQGFLPGYDFPRLPLMAWIPSVRGNLAGKKDDAGSMVSRPRFLAISEFGPQSIIYHEGRRYKVFKAKLNSGNGQATATDKLATQTMVICDRCGYGHVSVNAERCEKCGQPLTAGTTIDSLYKIETVETKPSTRISANEEERLRKGYDLQTVYRFASDKGILCYNQSKMMLDGDCVGELTYGPNAKLWMLNLGWRKRKNMSVKGFEINPMTGCWESDPGDTDAPDQDDKENSKVQPQRIVPYVEDTKNILVYEPKRGLLDTEPYSQKTMATVASALQRAIEEEFQIEQSELSVKQMPNERECTSLLFYEASEGGAGVLTELLRNGEAIGRIARRALSIMHFSWNSTAEDPSRGPSPKSVDELNDLEQTKPLEVRCVAGCYRCLLSYYNQPQHSVIDRHDEDSLKILVELANATAEKVETQAEATVREDEHAKSLDDILDSVFCVKPDAYNKAIHNGAYTVLAMWKASRLVLLAEEPEDSLRKYLDAKGYRFIVIGDTPEEWERAIMQNRNKFPGCDTDEL from the coding sequence ATGGCACAGAACGTATTCAGTTATCGTGATGCGGTTATCGACGAGTATAGCCGCTTTTCTCGCAGTTTCACGAAGATTTCGGCGGACGACATCAAACGTGTCGTCGATGCTGAGTACGCCGGAGGCCGCTACTGGCCAGATCCTCTGATTCAAATCAATCCGAACTATCAGACTAGCGCCACGATTGACCAACTTTGTGACGAAGGCGTATTGTCTCCAAAATGCCGTGATATATTCAAGGTGGGCAAGGATAACGAAGGTATGGGTGGCAGGCCGATGTCCCTATACCAGCACCAGACTCACGCCATATCGCTTGCCAAGGAACATAAAAGCTTTGTTGTCACGACGGGTACAGGTTCCGGTAAGAGCCTATCCTTTTTCATCCCTATCGTAGATGCCATTTTGCGCGCGAAGGAACTGGACAAGACCCCGCGTACACGCGCCATTATCATCTATCCGATGAACGCCTTGGCCAATAGCCAGATGGAGGAAATCAACAAGTTTCTTGGCAATACCGGCGCATTCACGGTGGATCGTTATACTGGTCAAGATTTGGATGCCGAACGAAAGCGCATAGCGAGCAATCCACCCGACATATTGCTCACGAACTACATGATGATGGAACTGATTCTGACTCGTGGTTCCGAGGTCGATAAGGCCGTGATGGAGCATTGCGACGGCTTGCAGTTCCTTGTACTGGATGAATTGCATACTTACCGTGGACGACAAGGTGCCGATGTAGCCTTGCTTGTACGCCGCCTACGTCGTGAGACAAAGGCTGATAATCTAATCAGCATCGGAACATCGGCGACTATGGATAACACCGGAACCGAGGATGACCAGAACCGAGCCGTGGCATCGGTGGCGTCTAAACTGTTCGGTGCCGAAATCCCGCCGTCGAACGTCATTACCGAAACGCTGGCTCAAGCGACCGATGAACATCTTAACTTGGATAAGGTAAGGCCGCTTCTGAGTGCGCGTGTCGCAAAGGGAGTAGCTCCGTTTACGTCCTTAGATGAGTTTCGAAATGATCCGTTGTCGGTCTGGGTGGAACTGACGCTCGGTATTGACAAACCGGCTGTAGGCAAGGCCAAAAGAGCGAAGCCTATTACGCTTCGTATGGCGGCTGAAAAACTTGCCAAGGATGCGGATGTGTCTTTGGATAGCGCCTTGGGTGCCTTGCAGGATTACCTGATGGCGGCCCATGCCCTGACAAGCCCCAATGGCCGTAAACCGTTTGCCTTCAAACTGCACCAGTTCATCAGTGGCCCCGGAAGCGTACTGTGTACCCTCGAATCTGAGGGAAAGCGCCGTGTAACCTTGGATGCTCAGGTCTATGCACCTGGCTGTGATGGAGTAAGACTTTTCAATGCCCATTTCTGTCGTGAATGTGGCGAAGAGTTCTTTCCGGTCCGTTTCAATGATGAACGCAAGGTGTTCGAACCTCGCGATATCGGCGAGGTCCCAATGGACGATAATAGCGGTTTCAATGGCTTCCTTGTTCCGAAAAAGTCTAGCTTCAAGTATCAGACAACCGATGATCTGCCGGAAAGCTGGTGGGAGCTGGACAAGGACGGCTATCCGAGAGTCCGCAAAAACTACGCTCCGTTCCAGCCGGTTCCGATGTATGTTCAGGCAAACGGTACTCGCGATATAGAAAAGAAGTCGAATAATACCGAGTTTTGGTATATTCCTGGCAAGGTCCGTTTCTGCCCTTGTTGCGGTCACGAATACAGACAGTTCAGTTCTGACCGAAACAAGCTTATCGGCTTGAGCGGTGAAGGCCGTTCATCGGCAACCACTGTACTTACGCTAGCCGTACTTAACCAGCTGTTCCGTGACAATCCCTATGGCAAGGATATTGGTGATAACGATGTCCGCAAGATGCTCGGTTTTACCGACAACCGTCAGGATGCAGCGTTACAGGCCGGGCATTTTAACGATTTCGTCTACACTGTGACGCTCCGTGCCGCATTGCTTGGTGCGATGGAGCAGCATGGCGGCGTATTGCCGTACGAACAGCTTTCCGGTGCCGTATTCGCAACTCTGGGCTTTGATTCGCGCAATAAGGATGTGCTCAAGGAGTACATGGTCAATCCGAAGATAGACCAGCCTAATGCACTCGAAAATGTCAAGAACGAGGCTAAGTTTATTCTCGGTTACCGTCTGATGAAGGATTTGGCCTCTGGCTGGTACAACAACAATCCGCCGCTCGAAATGTTGGGAATGCTCCACATTGAGTACAAGGGATTGCGTGAACTTTGTGGCGACGACAACCGATTTGCAAACTGTGATGAATTGGCTTGCTTGACTCCGGCCAAGAGACTCGAATTTTATCATATTTTGTTCCAGATAATGAAAGCTCAGCTCTGCGTAGATTCGTTCTATTTGAACAGGAGCGAACAGCAGAAGGTTCTGGAATCGTCCTATCTTGACTTGCTTGAAAAGTGGGGATTTGCTTATAACGAGAAGCCCGATGGGTTCAATTACGTTGACGATTCTGGCCGTAAGCAGACGCGTGGCGTAGGTAGGCGCGACTATACGACGGTTTCCTTGGCTCAGAACTCCCAGATTTCTAGGGCAATCAAGAATTCTAGTATATGGTCCGGAACTCCGGCTGAAGCTAAAATCAAGGCGAAGGGGAGTGCAGACCTGATTCGCGGAGTTGTCGTAACCGCATTTGAAATAGCGAACTCCGCCGATATTGTTCATCGTACACCCGATGGCTGGCAGTTGCACGCCAATGCTATGGAATGGCATTCTGGTCGAAACCCGGATGTTTCTAACACCGGTATCCGAGACAATGAATATTTCGGAGCAGTCTATAGGAACGTCAAGGATGCTCTTGTACAGTCTGCAATCGACAATCAGAGCTGCTATGTCTTTGATTACAGCGCACACGAACATACGGCCCAGGTGGATGCGCAAGACCGCAAGAAACTGGAACATCAGTTTAGATTTACCAAAAAAGATATCGAGGAATGGAAAGAGGAAAATCCGGGGATTGAGCTGAAGCGCCTGCCGGTTCTCTACTGTTCTCCTACGATGGAGCTTGGCGTCGATATATCGAGCCTGAATACGGTGTATATGCGCAACGTGCCGCCCACGGCGAGCAACTATGCCCAGCGTAGTGGACGTGCGGGTCGATCCGGTCAACCGGCTCTGGTGATTACCTATAGCTCCTCTATGAGCCCCCACGACCAGTGGTTCTTTGAGAAGCGAACCGATATGGTGTCTGGTATCGTGAATGCTCCGACGCTTGACATTACGAATAAGGACTTGATAACGAGCCATATTCACGCTGTTTGGCTTCAGGAACTCGATTACGGTCTGGGCCAGAGCATCTATGATAACGTGATGGACCCGGAATCCGGCTTACGCCTTGAAATTCGAAAAGACCTGTTAGAACGAATTAACGACGACGGCGTAAAACAGGCTGCGAAAAAGGAGGCCAAGAACGTCTTGGCCGATGTTCGCAAGGCTCTGTCCGAAGACGAACAGAAACAGCCGTGGATCCAGGATGACTACGTCGATAGGGTCATTGACGATGTCGCCAAGGATTTTAACGCTGCTTTTGATAGTTGGCGCACGCTATTGCGGTCTATCAAGAAGCAGATGGCCGATTCCGATAAGATCGTCCAGAGTCTCAGCATAACGGCCATTGAGCGAGAACGCGCCAAGAGGCGCTACTTCGATGCCAGCCAGCAGCTGAATGTTTTGATTGGTAAATCTGCCAACAAGAACAACGATTTCTACCCATACCGTTACTTGGCAAGCCAAGGATTCCTTCCGGGGTATGATTTCCCGCGCCTTCCGCTGATGGCGTGGATTCCGTCGGTCAGGGGCAATCTCGCCGGCAAGAAGGATGACGCCGGTTCTATGGTGAGCCGTCCGCGATTCCTTGCCATTTCCGAATTTGGTCCCCAGAGCATCATTTACCACGAAGGTCGCCGCTACAAGGTGTTTAAGGCAAAGCTGAACTCCGGTAACGGCCAGGCGACGGCAACGGACAAACTCGCTACCCAGACAATGGTGATTTGCGACCGTTGCGGTTACGGACACGTGAGCGTGAACGCCGAACGGTGTGAAAAGTGCGGCCAGCCGTTGACCGCCGGAACGACAATAGATTCGCTCTACAAGATTGAAACTGTCGAAACGAAGCCGAGTACGCGTATTTCGGCAAACGAGGAAGAACGCCTTCGCAAGGGGTATGACCTCCAGACGGTTTATCGCTTTGCCAGCGACAAGGGTATTCTTTGCTATAACCAGTCAAAGATGATGCTGGACGGCGATTGTGTCGGTGAACTGACTTATGGTCCGAATGCCAAGTTGTGGATGTTGAATCTCGGTTGGCGTAAGCGCAAGAACATGTCCGTGAAGGGATTTGAAATCAATCCGATGACGGGATGCTGGGAATCCGATCCCGGCGATACGGATGCACCGGATCAGGACGACAAGGAAAATTCCAAGGTCCAGCCGCAACGTATTGTGCCTTATGTCGAAGACACGAAGAATATCCTGGTCTATGAACCCAAGCGTGGCCTCTTGGATACGGAACCTTATTCCCAGAAGACGATGGCGACGGTTGCCTCCGCATTACAGCGTGCCATCGAAGAAGAGTTCCAGATAGAACAATCCGAACTTTCCGTAAAGCAGATGCCGAACGAAAGGGAATGTACAAGTCTGCTTTTCTACGAGGCTTCCGAAGGCGGAGCCGGTGTTCTGACAGAACTGTTGCGCAATGGCGAGGCGATTGGCCGAATTGCTCGTCGTGCACTTTCGATTATGCACTTCTCGTGGAATAGTACGGCTGAAGACCCCAGTCGTGGACCTTCGCCAAAGTCTGTTGATGAACTGAACGATCTCGAACAGACAAAACCGCTTGAAGTTCGCTGCGTGGCAGGGTGCTACAGATGCCTATTGAGCTACTATAACCAGCCCCAGCATAGCGTCATTGACCGTCATGACGAAGACTCGCTCAAGATTCTGGTCGAACTTGCTAACGCTACGGCTGAAAAGGTCGAAACTCAGGCAGAAGCAACCGTCCGCGAAGATGAACACGCCAAGTCGCTCGATGACATTCTGGACTCGGTTTTCTGCGTAAAACCGGATGCCTACAACAAGGCTATCCATAACGGCGCCTATACGGTTTTGGCTATGTGGAAGGCTTCGCGTTTGGTGCTCTTGGCAGAAGAACCGGAGGATTCCTTGCGAAAGTATCTTGATGCTAAGGGATATCGCTTTATCGTTATCGGCGATACCCCAGAAGAATGGGAACGTGCTATAATGCAGAATAGGAACAAGTTCCCTGGTTGCGATACTGACGAACTCTAA
- a CDS encoding ATP-binding protein: MKFKRKIYQKLLQWKAESQGSEALLIEGARRIGKSTIVETFAQHEYKSYILIDFNDCEASVKKAFDKMSDLNSFFTTLSYTYSITLHPRDSVIIFDEVQKFPKARQSIKKLVKDGRFDYIETGSLISINENVKDITIPSEETSIQMYPMDFEEFCEALGKPSICDYIRECFGKGEALERSLHNDAMQLFKQYMLIGGMPQSIVEFLEHTFSFEYSDKRKRSIIALYKKDIQKIKGAYKSKVLSTFLQIPAFLSKHEKRVSLSRIESGINTENTYENTFMWLSNSMITNNCLKCSDPNVGLGLNGDDSAIKCYMGDTGILFSHAFSENAIARDSLYKQIMNDKLSINKGMLYENAIAQMLTANGHRLYFYTRYNKELHRNDMEIDFLLSDSASGKVIPIEVKSSKNYTTSSLTDFKKIYKKRIGKSYIIHPKNYFIKENGTICIPPYMTICL, encoded by the coding sequence ATTAAATTTAAACGCAAAATCTACCAGAAGCTGTTGCAATGGAAAGCCGAATCCCAGGGCAGCGAAGCCCTCCTCATCGAAGGGGCCCGACGAATTGGCAAGAGCACCATCGTAGAAACATTCGCCCAGCACGAATACAAGTCGTATATCCTTATCGACTTCAACGACTGCGAGGCTTCCGTCAAGAAAGCGTTCGACAAGATGAGCGACCTCAACAGTTTCTTTACCACGCTCTCTTACACATACAGTATCACGCTCCATCCCCGTGACTCCGTAATCATTTTCGACGAGGTTCAAAAATTCCCAAAGGCCCGACAAAGCATCAAGAAACTTGTCAAGGACGGGCGCTTCGACTACATCGAGACAGGTTCACTCATTTCCATCAACGAAAACGTCAAGGACATCACCATTCCATCGGAAGAAACATCTATCCAAATGTATCCGATGGACTTCGAGGAGTTCTGTGAGGCACTCGGAAAGCCCTCCATCTGCGACTACATCCGGGAATGTTTCGGCAAAGGAGAAGCCCTTGAGCGCAGTCTGCACAACGACGCCATGCAACTATTCAAGCAATACATGCTTATCGGTGGGATGCCCCAGTCCATCGTCGAATTTCTGGAACACACGTTCAGCTTTGAATACAGCGACAAGCGCAAACGCAGCATTATCGCCCTCTACAAGAAGGATATCCAAAAAATCAAGGGTGCATACAAGTCAAAGGTCCTTTCCACATTCCTGCAAATTCCCGCATTCCTCTCCAAGCACGAGAAACGCGTAAGTCTCTCCAGAATTGAATCCGGCATCAACACAGAAAACACCTACGAGAATACCTTCATGTGGCTTTCGAACTCCATGATTACCAACAATTGCCTCAAATGTTCCGACCCCAATGTGGGCTTGGGGCTGAACGGCGACGATTCCGCCATCAAATGCTACATGGGCGACACGGGGATTCTGTTCTCGCATGCCTTCAGTGAAAATGCGATTGCAAGAGATTCGCTGTACAAGCAAATCATGAACGACAAGCTTTCAATAAACAAGGGTATGCTCTATGAAAACGCCATTGCGCAAATGCTTACCGCAAACGGGCACCGGCTTTACTTTTACACCCGATACAACAAAGAACTGCACCGAAACGATATGGAAATTGACTTTTTGCTGAGCGATTCCGCAAGCGGAAAAGTCATCCCCATCGAGGTAAAATCGTCAAAGAATTATACCACATCGTCTTTAACCGATTTCAAAAAAATCTACAAGAAGCGTATCGGAAAATCGTATATCATTCATCCTAAGAACTACTTCATAAAAGAAAACGGAACTATCTGCATTCCGCCCTATATGACAATTTGTCTGTAA
- a CDS encoding fibrobacter succinogenes major paralogous domain-containing protein — MKKFDVVLAGTLAVLGLVGCGGDSSGTGVDAADMRVETMENLPNCTENREGTTALVTEDSSTYKCEEGRWIFMSAPLPTVSTLDDLSNCTAKIDGDTVKVEKESAVYRCDDGEWIKYYTLTDTLATSDALLACVEKREGNTAYITEEHALYKCDDGVWGKIVSYMDTVSTKDALDNCTAKREGDSTYVSKENSVYLCIESAWRYLGTVAANSDELPNCTEKRNNEQAFVVEEHMTLICSESKWYRFDIYTIIEKEEVKSSSSPKQENDWEDYNPVSSSSKVTSSSSVILSSDSKSSSSNTSSTSVQSSSSSKNEAISSSSVSISSSSVILSGGEGTLKDSRDNQVYKTVTIGTQTWMAENLNYAYKGKTSTFDSSSFCYDDDPTNCSKYGRLYLWSAAMDSAGTWSTNGKGCGNGKFCLPTYPVRGVCPEGWHLPTEEDFRILSRGTGATWDERNFYYIDAGKYLKSTSGWNDNGNGTDAYGFSALPAGIGLQGGPFQQLGYVATFWSATRVIESNVDDFYSDDAFVMTLYQNSDHAFLPPQDMYCAASVRCLKD; from the coding sequence ATGAAGAAATTTGACGTGGTTTTGGCGGGTACACTGGCTGTACTAGGTCTTGTTGGCTGCGGTGGCGATTCCAGCGGAACAGGCGTAGATGCAGCAGATATGAGGGTCGAGACCATGGAGAATCTGCCCAACTGCACGGAAAATAGGGAAGGCACCACCGCCCTTGTGACCGAGGACAGTTCTACGTACAAGTGCGAAGAGGGAAGATGGATTTTTATGTCGGCACCCCTGCCTACCGTAAGCACCTTGGACGACCTTTCCAACTGCACTGCAAAAATCGACGGCGATACCGTGAAGGTGGAAAAGGAAAGTGCGGTTTATAGGTGCGATGATGGGGAGTGGATAAAATATTACACCCTGACAGACACTTTGGCTACATCTGACGCTCTGCTGGCTTGCGTGGAAAAACGTGAAGGGAATACCGCTTATATTACAGAGGAACACGCTCTTTATAAATGTGATGATGGTGTTTGGGGAAAAATTGTTTCGTATATGGATACGGTTTCCACCAAGGATGCTCTGGACAATTGTACTGCCAAAAGGGAAGGGGATTCCACATACGTGAGCAAAGAAAATTCGGTATATTTGTGCATCGAAAGTGCCTGGCGGTATTTGGGCACGGTGGCGGCAAACTCCGATGAACTGCCAAACTGCACCGAAAAGCGTAATAATGAACAGGCATTTGTGGTGGAAGAACACATGACGTTAATTTGTAGTGAAAGTAAATGGTACCGTTTTGACATTTACACCATCATCGAAAAGGAAGAGGTGAAATCCAGCAGTTCCCCAAAACAGGAAAACGACTGGGAAGATTATAACCCTGTGTCGTCATCTAGCAAGGTCACATCTTCTTCCAGCGTTATTCTCAGCTCTGATTCAAAATCTAGCAGCAGTAACACATCCAGCACTTCGGTACAGTCATCTTCTAGCAGTAAGAATGAAGCAATCTCCAGTAGCAGTGTTTCTATATCTTCTTCCAGCGTCATCCTGAGCGGAGGCGAAGGAACTCTAAAAGATTCCCGTGATAATCAAGTTTACAAAACCGTCACCATCGGCACCCAGACCTGGATGGCAGAGAATCTGAATTATGCTTATAAGGGAAAAACAAGTACTTTCGATTCTTCTAGTTTCTGCTACGACGATGACCCCACCAACTGTTCAAAATACGGTCGTCTTTACTTGTGGTCTGCGGCTATGGACAGTGCTGGAACTTGGAGTACCAACGGGAAAGGCTGTGGTAACGGAAAATTCTGCTTACCTACATACCCTGTTCGTGGTGTTTGTCCCGAAGGCTGGCACTTGCCAACTGAAGAGGATTTTAGGATTTTGTCAAGGGGTACCGGTGCAACCTGGGATGAGAGAAACTTCTATTACATCGACGCCGGAAAGTATCTTAAATCCACTAGTGGCTGGAACGATAATGGCAACGGTACCGATGCCTACGGCTTTTCCGCTCTCCCAGCGGGCATCGGCCTCCAAGGCGGCCCCTTCCAACAGTTGGGCTACGTGGCGACCTTCTGGAGTGCCACAAGAGTCATAGAATCTAATGTCGACGATTTTTATAGCGACGATGCCTTCGTCATGACGTTGTACCAAAACAGCGATCACGCTTTCCTGCCGCCCCAAGACATGTACTGTGCAGCGTCTGTCCGTTGCCTCAAGGACTAG